One Tachysurus vachellii isolate PV-2020 chromosome 5, HZAU_Pvac_v1, whole genome shotgun sequence genomic window, aaactaaaaatcaaaacaaacctgtAGCCAATGAGTAGAAAGGgacgtgtcttgtcaatatgtggcagagagagtgttcagtgcgcatgtgtgacattagcaaaaagcggttttaacattgacatggaggataaaaacaaagaaagaaagtgaagaaaggcttacgataaggtaagaagctTACGataacgcggttgtagctgcctctctacattactacgatagaaaagaggtgttatttgtgtagtaacagcgtttagctcaggagttattgactcaggaaactccaatctgtgaatatgtgaccaacttcctgctccttcagttctctccagcgctggaaagctgatcctatattaacacgtcctacttcttaccttatcatAAGTCttacttctctttctttctttggttttatcctccatgtcaatgttaaaaccgctaatgctaatgtcacacatgcacactgaacactctctccgcccatattgacaagacacgcccctttctgctcattggcctaCCATTAACGaaacggcttgtaacaaaaacaaataggctttaacgaaacacagctagtaacaaaaaataaaaaattagcagtaaacagtagcctatcaagaaagtcattggtcactatcttcctcctcctgtgcactgaaaccactgaagtgATCTACTTCGGTGTCGGAGTTAACCTgttcggcaatttcattggtctaatgaaagcttcatgtATTAATCAAttgtaattaatatatataattaatagtcTAAAGTATCCGCATCTGACTACATTTTTTAgccttaattaataaatgactttccgggtagtttaaaaaaaaaggcagtcaTGAAAATAGAGAATGCAAAAGCATTTGAATAGCTTTGTTTATTAAGTACTGTAAATGAGTCTTTAGTTCTTGGCGCATGCAACTGTTTCTTTGCAGCACGACGGCACTATTGTGCACGCGCGTTCAAGGTAACGTGCACGACGCTTGGCGCGTTCTCGCAACAAAGATTTACACAAGATTTGCGTTTACGTTCTCTAGACGACCTATTTTAAGCTGCATTTTAGCAACAGCGCCCTCTATGGTCACAACATACGATGGGTCTCAGATTTCGGTGTAACACCTGCaaaaaaactgagcacgtcacagaatgtgtgtttttatatatttatttatttatttatttaaaaaatcggggaaaaaatacatatattagcCGCAGCATTATTTCAGACGCGTGGGGaaaaagttgcggcttatagtccAGAAAATAGGGTagacaaatatgtgtgtgttcatgcgtATACACCATATGAACAATGAcatactttgtgtttgtgttgtgaatCTTCAGGATTTAACGTGGAGACGGTGGAGTACAAGAACATCAGTTTTACAGTGTGGGATGTGGGCGGTCAGGACAAAATCAGACCCCTGTGGAGACACTACTTTCAGAACACAcaaggtaacacacactttccacAAACCAAAAGGGGCACTTGTTTTGTAGCCGTTTTCCTTCTAACatcctttctccctctctcaggaCTGATCTTTGTAGTGGACAGCAACGATAGAGAGCGAGTAAACGAAGCGAGGGAGGAACTGACAAGAATGTTGGCAGAAGACGAACTGCGCGACGCCGTTCTCCTGGTTTTCGCAAACAAACAGGTGATTGTCCCGTACACacaattgttgttattattattattattattattattattctactgTTAAATTCACTTTAATGTGCTGCTATTAGAAAAACACCTGTCGTTGATTAGTTCTTAAAGACAGCAGCATGACACACAAGTGTTTTGTTCCGtacatctcactcactcactctctctcactcatcttctaccgcttatccgaactacctcgggtcacggggagcctgtgcctatctcaggcgtcatcgggcatcaaggcaggatacaccctggatggagtgccaacccatcacagggcacatacacacactctcattcattcacgcattcacacactacggacaattttccagagatgccaatcaacctaccatgcatgtctttggaccgggggaggaaaccggagtacccggaggaaacccccgaggcacggggagaacatgcaaactccacacacacaaggcagaggcgggaatcgaacccctagccctggaggtgtgaggcgaacgtgctaaccactaagccaccgtgtccccgtTCCGtacatctatttattattaaatattgctgCTCATGAAGCATGTATCCTAACTACATGTCGGTGTCAGTAAATgtgttgtttaatttaattgtcacatacatttttttcaggaCCTGCCCAATGCGATGAATGCAGCTGAGATTACAGATAAACTCGGGCTGCATGCGCTGCGCCTTCGCAACTGGTACATCCAGGCCACGTGCGCAACCAGTGGAGACGGACTGTACGAGGGCCTCGACTGGCTCTCCAACCAGCTGAAGAACCAGAAATGAACCATTCCAcccatcctgtgtgtgtgtgtttgtgtgtgagtgtgggtgtgagggaaatagagagagagagatgttggtCTTGCCTAAACCATGACTGGCATAcacagtatattttttttcctgtgtgtgtgcgggtgtgtttGCAGACACACCATTTTACCAACtcaagtgtgtttgtggtttagACATGAGACTGTCATTCAGCACAAACCTCAATATTCTTTAGTCTTTCATAAGGGTTTTGGCTTTGCTGcctcccgtgtgtgtgtgtgtgtaatcgtgTGATTCTGAGTGCAACTGTTCCCTTCTAGTGTGTATGAGAGCAAGAGTGTAATAGGACCATACTGTAGGTATACATATTATAACCCTACGTTCACGCTAGCAAGCCACATGCGCGTACGTGACGAGACCTTTTTGTGTCATCGTACGTGGCTGTTAGCTCGCTTTGCTAATATGctgttatttaatttgtttgaagCTGTGTATcattaacagtttttttttgtaccttcAAGAAGGTCCCACACAAGCAGTTGCTTAACACCTACGAGAGACAAACTACAAGTTACTTGCTAGCGTGAACGCGGGGTTTCGATGCGGAGACAGATGACGATGTTGTCAGTCCACTCAGAGCCACGAACGAAAATGAACGATTGTCTGCGGATGTTTAAGTTATTCCTAAATTTTGaggtttgttttagttttttttttttcatgtgcaaGTCTTTTATTTAATTGCTTTAACAACTGAAACGCGAGACCGAGTATAGCTTGTGCACGTTTCGTTTACTGTTAGCTGaaccattattttttttgtttaactacTTTAGTTtgttggatttgtttatttatttgatgaagGTCAGTCAAGCAAGTTAAGGAATGGAAGAATGGAACAAAAAGCAGATGTTGCTCTCCAAAATAACGGCAAAGATATGGACGGTGGCTTCAGTAGCGTCGGTTGTCCGTGACTCTAATATGTGTATCTGCGGTTCAGCTTGAGGACGGACCCTGGCGTGCCTTCAAAACCATTCTTTTAtattgtctttctctctctctctctgtctctttctctatctccctcccctctgtctctccctctgtctctctgtctctccctctgtctctttctctctctccctctgtctctctccctctatctctctccctctgtctctttctctgtctccctctccctctccctcagtctccctttctctctctctccctttaaaactctctctctctctctctctctctctctctctctctctttctctttttcattcttAAATGTGGCAGAGGAGGAAGGATGGGTTTGAGACCTTGGTGGCGATTTTGCCTTCAATACATTGAAAGATTTTCAAAATGGCTGAAGTTTAAAAAGAAGCGCAGTTTAATATTCATTTGTAAAAATGACCTTCAGTTCTCTGTTTACGTGGCTGCGTATTTCTAATACACACGAACGCTGGTTGTTAGGCCTGTTACAActtagcatgttagctagctacGTAGTTCCTTTAAGATGTAGCAGGCCTTGTCATTACGCTTTATGAGCTGTTCACGTGTCATAACAGGGCATGTTGAAAGCATTACTGGAGAACTGGATTATTTGGTTCCTTTCAATAAGTCCACCAATAGTGTTACAGGCATGTTGACTTTGGGGCAgacttttattctatttaaataatgaagaaCATCagccttggtgtgtgtgtgtgtgtgtgtgtgtgtggcaggaaGGACACTGTAACCTGTATCAGGTTGGGAAGATCATTTTCCATCCTCGATTGTACTTTGCATCATTTGAAGAATCAcatcttctctttgtttttgttgtttattttttttccgaGTGAAGGATCGAGACGAGACGGAAGAATCTGTCTGGGTTCTTGACCGTACACTTGACCGTACACTTGACCGTACACTACCTTTCAACCGAGCACAATCACAATACATTCCCATCTCCCTTGTACTTTTCaacttgttttaattaaataaataaataaataaacaaaaccctTCTGTTATTTcatctttctcttttgttcattttttttgttctccccTCAAAGTTCTACCTAATCATCGGCTGCTGGAAATCTATCATAGCAtcgttgctatagcaacagcttcTTAATCAGTGAAAGTTTCTTCACGGAGATGTAACCTGATCTAAATCTTTATGATTATGTTCACTACAAGGGTTCTTGTCTAGAGACGAGTCAGAGAGGTGAACCATGGTGCGTTCTACACGAATACATGTTCGGAGAAGGTCTGAACTGATCCGCTGTGACGTTCATTAACCGCATGTTTTTAAAGGTTTATGCAAGAACTGACTGCGGTGTGCTCTGAGAACACTGAGTGATGTAGATGTGCTTCAACATTCCTGTAATTCTTATCTGCCAACTCTGATAACGCTGATCAGAGGCATCGATTAcaattacactcacacactgagctCAAAGGTTCCTGCTGATAAAACACAGTGCTATCACTACTATGTTGCCAAGACTGTTTACTTAGATCAGTGTGACGAAGaagtgtattttataaaaaaaaagtcaactcATGACCTCATGAATGGGTTTGAACCAGACAACACGTTCTCTCTATGTTGTTTTTTCACTTATtcatagtaaaaataaaaagacaaataaacaaaaatctttcAACATTCATCTGGaaaaggaaacttttttttaatgaagcttTAAGGGAAAAATACTTGATTGCATGTAATGGGTGAAATCCAGTAACAGTATTAAGTGCAAAAtgaattgtggaaaaaaaatgatgaatttttatttttcttaattgaATCGTGGTAAATCAAGAAAATTCAGTGAATCATGAAAAAAATTGCATAtgaaaattaatgttttttttaatgcgaTGTGAAAAAGGaaccatgaataaaaaaaaaaaaatcatgtgaaaatgaatgaaatggaaaaagaatTACTATGatgaaaaattcaaataaatgtgaGCAAATATCACgcgaaatgaaaaaaaaaaatagacgatgaaaaatctgatttaaatTTTACGGTATTTTGCAGATTATTttcatgatttgtttatttttctgtttattttttttcaggagatttaaagaaaattacTCACAGGTGTACATATGAAAACGTTTTTGCACGTACGTCTAAACAGGATGTGTGAAGTTCATGTCATAATTTGGTAAACGAAAGGTCAGCAGACGTTGCGAGTAAGACGAGTATTTCTGCTGGAATGAAGTAACTGAAATGTGTGCAGTAAAGTAAACATGTTTTTCAGGTTCGGTGACGCCTGTGCTGTCGTGCCACGTCGATCCTTTCTATTTTGGAACACGAAGAGCTGGAACTGAGgactttttttgttctttttaatcaGTCTTTGTGCTAAACCAAATCATTAAatcatgaatgaatttaaattaatGTTTGATGTTAAAGATTAAATTCCTATTTGTGTTCTGTAAACTTAGCGTGAGATTTTTCCCACAAGTGTGACATTTTTCCATCCTATTCCATGggattttacagaaataataatttttctgattaaatcaatattttgatatatataattatatatatatataatattttatagtcTCAAATCAGCGTCAgcactaaatacattttttataacagcagcactgacagtaaaataaatatctctgTTCGTATCAATGTGATCGTTTTAATACATTACTtgcgtttctatagcaacatctAAGTCCCAGGGGTTTGTAAATTGGACGTTttacaaaatcaaataattgacgtcttattatttttaaaaagaattcatATGATGAAATTTGCTTATTTATCAATCACACTGTAACCGTCAGTAGGTTTTGCAGTTTACGCTTTTGCAGTTTTTCAATAATAGCAACTTGTGTTTTTGTCCCATTAAACTTTTATAGAAAAACAGGATGCTTACAAAGACACCAGAAATGCTAGTTTTTTCAAACCAGAATGTAAAATTAGCACTAAAATACTCCAAAATTGTACAAACCCACTGAATTTCCACATCATTAAAATAACCTATCATTAAAATACAGGGTGTCCCACAAGTTCAACAAAACAATTCCAGACACCTTAGAGCATGCAGAAAGATTCTGAGTAGAGAAATATACAGTGccacatatacagacagactGTATAGACACAAGGCAAACAAAATGGCCGACACCTTGAGCATTTCTGTCAATGCAAGCTTTTATTTTGCAGGTACAAATGTTCTTATATGTTGTTAGGAGTAATGGGACATCATAAttgcattcattaaaaaaagtatagGTGCTTCAAAGGTATATAGTCTTAAAGAAATCTGAGGTTAAtgactgaagaagaagaagaggaaggagaagaagaaagaaagagttctACGTAATGAGCTGAAGGGAAACACCTCCAGGAACTGATTACTTTATGGAGCTTGCATCAGCTCGCGCACGTCTCCTGGTTCCTCCCCTAGAATTTCTACTTTAATCACTAAAGTGCACgagctgtgcgtgtgtgtgcgtgtgtgtgtgtgtttttttttaaaaagaagtgAAATGCACAAGTTTGTGGACTTTTCTCAGAGACGTGAGAGGACGTTAGTGGACGTGGCCAAGTCCATCAGCCACGACGTGATCTCACGTCTTGTAGGTTACGTGTGTGATTGCAGGAGGTGTGCAGAGTGCAAGGTTCTCTAACCGTTTGGACTTCTGTCTCGGAGGCACCGCACATATATGAGAGAGTAGATCACCGGGGATCCACAGCTCGAGCTTCAATCTGTACAGGATCTGGTCGGTCTGCTGTGAGGTTTTATACACTCCCGACATGTCGTGTCTGTTTGTGGGGGGTCTGAAAAggtaagttattttattttacacccaatttattattattattattattattattattattattattattattattattattattattatttaaaaataaaggcaCGAGACAGGCTCTAGGTAGAAGTATTGCTTTATGATAGCATGTAGTTACTTAGTAACTAAAGAAATAagttgtcatgttttttttttcttcccttgaacagtttatctatctatcaatctctactaattattttactttaatgcGTGACTTTTGTTAAATGTATCCCTCATTCATTCACAAAACCGACTTtgccctgtgtgtctgtgtgtctgtgtgtgtgtgtgtgtgtgtgtgtttatttatttatttatttttagttttttccattattatgatttacatttctttgtttcCCACactcagttattattattattattattattattattattattattattattaatactactactactactactaataataataataatatttaaaaataaaggcaCGAGACAGGCTCTAGGTAGAAGTATTGCTTCATGAGAGCATGTAGTTACTTAGTAACTAAAGAAATAAGttgtcatgattttttttatttcccttggACATTTATCCCTTATTCATCCACAAAATCGActttgccctgtgtgtgtgtgtgtgtgtgtgtgtgtgtgtgtgtgtgtgtgtttgtgtgtgtatgtgtgtgtttatttatttatttatttatttttagtttttccaAAGTTTTGTGTTTCCCCACactcagttattattattattattattattattattattattattattattattattgctgtagtttatttaaatgcagCAAACAATTAAGTCTGGCCACATGAATATGGTTTTTTTTGTGGGGGCTCGGATAATTTTGGGTGGTGAAACTATCCGACCCAGGAATTCTGGGACCTCAGGACAACTACAGTTCCTCCAGACATCCACCTCAACCAGTTGTTGGAATTTCACCTCAAGGAAGGAAAGCCTCGACCAATCTCAGAGCTGCTTTTCTCAAAGCCTGTGTACAGTAATAGCTTTTGTTGAGACGATGTTTGTAAGTGCATGGGGATTACACACCCATGTGAGTCAGTGAACGTCCTCGAGGATTTGTTGGACTTGTCCTcatataaataatgtgtaaacaTCATGAACATCACCACAGCagtgagcaaacacacacacacacactcacacaacatgCAGGATTTTCTATGCCACTGAGGACGATTCATGCATGAATCAAATACtgatgattcagtgattcagcttgcgtgtgtgtggttgagcAATAGCTCCTGATAAGCATTGATCTGGACTTGGATGATATCAAAGTCTCACAGCTTAATGTGTTGAGGCTCCCAGTGTGgcttcagttcagttattcagCTGCTAAACACGTCCTCTTTCATCTGTTCCTTCTGttccacattttcttttcagaaacaaaactgaactctgtgtttttgatcattttagtgcatgtctttctttctttctttctttctttctttctttctttacttaactctattttttcatatttatttatttttattatatatacgttatataaaaaacatacttTTGTTAAATCTCgttgggatgtgtgtgtgtctcagcctATCTTTGCTCTCTAAATACACAGACAAGAGCTTCTATTACAcattaacatgtgtgtgtgtgcgcgcgtgtgcttGCTTGAGGGACTGTTAACCCATAGAGAGTGGGTTGGAGGCGGAGTGGGTTTTATGGCTGTTCAGATTACGTGATTGGCCGGTTATAAAAGAGGCGTAGGTTTGGTTTCTAAGAAAGGAGAAAGAGCAAAGCTCAGTAGCTTTtaatgatagacagacagacagacagacagacagaaaacactCATGATGACATCAGCGAATGATGTTCCACAGGCATTcagaaagatgaagagaaaatcTTCATCAGAGGGAAAAGagcaattaaaagaaaaaagaaaacgcaagagaaggaaagataaaaaaaagttcagcCAGATCACAAGTACATGATGATTTAAAGCGGTGGtaaaacacgatttcacttttctaactttagctagtgtgtaatgttcctgtttgagcataaacaacatctgcaaagttacaacgttcaaagttttaagcaaagggagatatttgcttttaaagaaatccatttctaaggactacAGCAAACGGCCGGTAAGGACTACATGactacacgacattcctccagggttgctgacgtCATTAACcctgatatttacataaacccctcctccgtgaatattaaataagcgggggggtgggggggggggggtggtcattttatattgctgtggaaaagagttcattcattcattcattttctaccgcttatccgaactacctcggggtcacggaggaaaccggagtacccggaggaaacccccaaggcaaggggagaacatgcaaactccacacacaagccGGAGGCGG contains:
- the arf2b gene encoding ADP-ribosylation factor 2b, whose amino-acid sequence is MGNIFVNLFKGLFGKKEMRILMVGLDAAGKTTILYKLKLGEIVTTIPTIGFNVETVEYKNISFTVWDVGGQDKIRPLWRHYFQNTQGLIFVVDSNDRERVNEAREELTRMLAEDELRDAVLLVFANKQDLPNAMNAAEITDKLGLHALRLRNWYIQATCATSGDGLYEGLDWLSNQLKNQK